TGCACGCGGCTATAGAGGAAGTCACAGATCTGGTCCTTCTCCTGGGCTGTCAGATCCCCGGGGCTGTGCAGGTGGAAGGCCAGCTCCCTGAACTCCACCAGCACCCCCGTGCCCCGAGGTGCACCTGCCAGAGAGTGTGTCAGACTGGCCTGTGGGCAGACAGGTGGCAAGCAGGGCTGGGGGCAAGGCACACCTGTCTTAGGCTCTGGGTCCCACTGCAGCTGGTGGAGAGCCCGTCGCACAGGGACCAGCTCCCAGCCCATTGAGTCTGCCAGCTGGACCACATCAAACTCCACAGAGCTGCTTCCCTGACCTGTGTTCTCAGGGGGCTGCTGGGCCAAGCACACAGCCAGCGGGGGACACCTGGGCCAGGGGAAAGGATGTGTGATTGGCAAGCCTAGTTCTCCGTTCCTGCCCCCAGCCCGGGTGGGAGGTGTGCTCACCTGTGGGTCAAGGCTTGGAGCtgggtggggcccccagggcagCGCAGGTGGCAATGGGCATAGGTAGGTGCCAGCAACTCTAGCCAGTGCTGCGGGTGCAGCTCCAGGTAGCACAGCAGGGTCTCGATGGCTGGGGGGCAGAGCAAGGCTCAGAGAACGTGGGGACATGGGGATGCCCCTCATCCTGCCCCCAGTTCCTCACCCTCCTCTGGCATGTCCAGGGCCTGCACTGTCGGCTGCACTGGGAGTGCCCGCTTGTGGCCTGGGCACCGGGCTGTGTGCTCACTGCTGGGTTGCTCAGCCTCCCGTGGGCACATGGTCACAGGGGCCCTGGCCAAGCCCCTTTCCTGGCTGTGGTCTCCCTCCTCTTCCGGGGACCGCTGGGTGTGGGAGCAGGTGCAGGGTGGGAATGCACGCTGCACCAGCTTCTTCACGGCACAGAAATCAGTGGTCTTGGCGTGCACGTGTCTGCGCAGCTCCCGCAGGTCCTCACCCTGTGGAACGGCCATGAACATGGGCTGTGGCACCAACTGGGGTGGGGGGACGGTGAGTAGAGTGGGTACCAACCTGGGCCTGCAGAAAGAGGTGGCAGTGTGCAGGCTGCCCGTCGCGGCCCGCCCGGCCCACAGCCTGCACGTAGCTCTCGAAGCTTGGGGGCAGCCCTAGATGCAGCACGGCCCGCACATCTGGCCGGTCCAGCCCCATCCCAAAGGCCACCGTGGCCACCACCACCCGCAGCTGGCCCTCCATGAAGGCCCGCTGCACGCGCCGCCGCTCCCGGCTGCACATGCCAGCGTGGTAGGCTTCAGCCACGGCCTCTGGGGCTCGGCCTGCGGGGCAGACGCATAGTCAGTTGGGTGGGGCACATGCCTTGGGTGGGTCTGTGGGGTGTGGTCCTGCCCCTGCCTCACCTCCgggccctggggcccaggcctcACGCAGGCAGGTGCGGAGCAGCGCAGCAACACGCTCGGTGTCCTCTCGCCTGTTACAGTAGACGATGACAGAGTCCAGGGCACGAAAACGCTCACTCTGCAGCAGTGTCACCAAAGCCTGGGGGGACAGTGGTCAGTGTGGGCACCCAGGAGGCGGGGCCTCTGCTGGGCCCATGTGTGCACACCTACCTGGTCTGGGTCCCTGTCCATGGACACAGAGAGGTGCAGGTTGGCAGGGATGGTGACTGGTCCCCTGAGGACAGCCTCCTCAGCCACGCCCAGGTGCCAAGCCACATCGCGGGCAGTGCTGCGGGTGGCTGTGGCCGTGAGACCCAGGAAACAGTGCACGCCCATGCGTTCCCGCAGCACCTGTGCAGGAGTAGGGGGCAGTAAGGATGCTCAACGCACCCTCCCTGGCATGCTCACCCGTAACCTGGGCAAGGCTCACCTTGCAGACTCGCAGGTAACAGGGTCGGAAGTTGTGGGACCACTGAGAGAGGCAGTGGGCCTCGTCGATGCAGGCAAAGGCAACCGGGGGCAGCTGagtgaggcaggcagggcccccttccccagctccagccagcgCCTCAGGCGACAACATCAGCACATGTACCTGGGCTGCCCGGACCTGAGGACAGCAAGGTCAGGAACACCACCCAAGTGCTGCCTGCTGCCCCCACCTGTCTGGGCCTGTGAGGCCCCTCACCTTCCGCAGGGCAGTGTCCCGCTGCTTCCTGGTCATGCCTGAGTGAATGCAGGTCGCCTTCAGGCCTGGGGGCAAGCCAGACACCTGCAGGTACAGGAGCATAGTGTGCCACAGGCCTCCCAACCCTGACCCTTCCCCAAATGCCTCTCAGGGTTGCTGTGCCCAACAGCTACCACCATCTCCACCCCACGCCCTGTAGGGAGAATACTCAGATCCTGGGTCCTAGGACCAAGGGTTCAGAGCCACCTGTGGGCCTTGGCTCAGGAGCACCAGGAACAAACAGACCACTGTGGGGATGACCCCGTTCTCAGCACTACTCCTCTTGGGGGTGGGCCTGGATCTGGCTAGCCACATCCCTATTGCCGTCGGGCTACTGCCAGGCCTGGGACTGTGGATAGGGCTGGTAGGCTTCTTGCAGTTCCCAGGTGGGGATGGGGCAAGAAGCAGCAGCCCAAGGGGGTCAGAGGAGCTGTGGGCATCAGTTCCTGCCTTCTGCACAGGGCAGAGGGCCCTGTCCGCCCACCTGGTCGTCCATGAGTGACAGGAGGGGAGAGATGACCAGCGTGAGGCAGGGGCTTCGCCGGGCATAGAGCAGTGCAGGGAGCTGGTAGCACAGGGACTTGCCGGCGCCTGTGGGCAGCACCAGCAGTGTAGACATGCCTGTGTGGGACCCAGGGTCAGTAGTGCCACTCTGTAGCCTGGCCTTAGCCCCTCCTCACTGCCTGGCAGCCATGCTCACCAGACAGGATCCGCATGACTGCCTGCTCCTGCCCGGGACGGAAGGCTTGGTACCCCAGCTGCTCTAGGGCCTGGAACACCTCAGCCGGTGTCTCTGTGGACACAGGTCTCAGTCAGAACGGACCCAAGTCACCCTTATCCCTTACTAAAGGCTCTGGGCTGGCCTACTCACCTGCCACCTGCCCAGAGGGCTCCCGCAGATAGAGTGGTGgcatggtggggggtggggaaggggcccTGGGCACAGGCTGCTGCGTGGGTGCCAGCAGCTCAGGCCCAGCAGGCTCTGTATCTTCCTTACCTGCTGGGGGCAGACAGGAGAGAGTGGTGTTGGAGCTCCTGGCTGGGCAGGGGTCATTCTAGGAAGAAGCCACTGACCACAACTTCTCCTGCAGGCCCTCACTCACCAGGGAGTTGGCAGTAGGCAGTGCCGGGCTGCTGGGCTACTTCCTCCAATGTGGGGAGGGTCTGTGTGTCCCCCTCGTCCTCACCACCTTCCTTCTGGGAAGCCAGGGTGGGTTCTGGGCCGGGGTGGGGAGGTGGTAGGGCCTTTTGCTGGAGCCAGAAGTCCCGCCCTTCCAATGAACATAACACCCCCTTCAAGCAGTGTTGGCCCAACCCACCACCCAGGGCAGAGGCCTCACCTGGGTGGGTGCACTGGGATGCCCAGTGGCCAAGCTGCCCACACCAGAAGCAAGAATCCTTGACTGTGGCTCTGAGTTTACCACCCCCAAAACgctctcctttctt
This genomic interval from Equus przewalskii isolate Varuska chromosome 8, EquPr2, whole genome shotgun sequence contains the following:
- the RECQL4 gene encoding ATP-dependent DNA helicase Q4 isoform X2; the protein is MERLRDVRARLQAWERAFRRRRGRRPGQEDVEAAPEETRALYREYRALKEALGQASGVRPEQSLPAVAEKALEPSCWGSHLNRAATQSPHPTPGPSPQASVQDYGKRLKANLKGALQAGPALGHTRRPPRRPSSKMLSSGLPAAGAALIAPEEVSEVPPQALKPQLRPGRLQQLRASLSLRLNSLDPGWLQRCHNEAPDFQGAPEACHPGLDTDLSQPLTLSVPSVGPSTGPEAPLPAPEAPTLQAVRVSAGSPQPSNTRGKKRRRSEEPGGSPAQAQQDSSQPELPPEGAGATAHAEGCLGEPVQAQLPSIPAAPRPAIQDRGNYVRLNLKQKRYARGPALRGRLLRKQVWKQKWQKKGERFGGGKLRATVKDSCFWCGQLGHWASQCTHPEPTLASQKEGGEDEGDTQTLPTLEEVAQQPGTAYCQLPGKEDTEPAGPELLAPTQQPVPRAPSPPPTMPPLYLREPSGQVAETPAEVFQALEQLGYQAFRPGQEQAVMRILSGMSTLLVLPTGAGKSLCYQLPALLYARRSPCLTLVISPLLSLMDDQVSGLPPGLKATCIHSGMTRKQRDTALRKVRAAQVHVLMLSPEALAGAGEGGPACLTQLPPVAFACIDEAHCLSQWSHNFRPCYLRVCKVLRERMGVHCFLGLTATATRSTARDVAWHLGVAEEAVLRGPVTIPANLHLSVSMDRDPDQALVTLLQSERFRALDSVIVYCNRREDTERVAALLRTCLREAWAPGPGGRAPEAVAEAYHAGMCSRERRRVQRAFMEGQLRVVVATVAFGMGLDRPDVRAVLHLGLPPSFESYVQAVGRAGRDGQPAHCHLFLQAQGEDLRELRRHVHAKTTDFCAVKKLVQRAFPPCTCSHTQRSPEEEGDHSQERGLARAPVTMCPREAEQPSSEHTARCPGHKRALPVQPTVQALDMPEEAIETLLCYLELHPQHWLELLAPTYAHCHLRCPGGPTQLQALTHRCPPLAVCLAQQPPENTGQGSSSVEFDVVQLADSMGWELVPVRRALHQLQWDPEPKTGAPRGTGVLVEFRELAFHLHSPGDLTAQEKDQICDFLYSRVQDREREALACLHHTFRAFHSVAFPSCGPCLEQPDEERSARLKAVLSHYFEEEGGEGPRGTEAEQGPEPGLARLQDWEDQTRRDIRHLLSSWPEQQFSGRAVARIFHGIGSPCYPAQVYGRDRRFWRKYLHLSFHALAHLATEEILLWGR
- the RECQL4 gene encoding ATP-dependent DNA helicase Q4 isoform X4, with translation MPPLYLREPSGQVAETPAEVFQALEQLGYQAFRPGQEQAVMRILSGMSTLLVLPTGAGKSLCYQLPALLYARRSPCLTLVISPLLSLMDDQVSGLPPGLKATCIHSGMTRKQRDTALRKVRAAQVHVLMLSPEALAGAGEGGPACLTQLPPVAFACIDEAHCLSQWSHNFRPCYLRVCKVLRERMGVHCFLGLTATATRSTARDVAWHLGVAEEAVLRGPVTIPANLHLSVSMDRDPDQALVTLLQSERFRALDSVIVYCNRREDTERVAALLRTCLREAWAPGPGGRAPEAVAEAYHAGMCSRERRRVQRAFMEGQLRVVVATVAFGMGLDRPDVRAVLHLGLPPSFESYVQAVGRAGRDGQPAHCHLFLQAQGEDLRELRRHVHAKTTDFCAVKKLVQRAFPPCTCSHTQRSPEEEGDHSQERGLARAPVTMCPREAEQPSSEHTARCPGHKRALPVQPTVQALDMPEEAIETLLCYLELHPQHWLELLAPTYAHCHLRCPGGPTQLQALTHRCPPLAVCLAQQPPENTGQGSSSVEFDVVQLADSMGWELVPVRRALHQLQWDPEPKTGAPRGTGVLVEFRELAFHLHSPGDLTAQEKDQICDFLYSRVQDREREALACLHHTFRAFHSVAFPSCGPCLEQPDEERSARLKAVLSHYFEEEGGEGPRGTEAEQGPEPGLARLQDWEDQTRRDIRHLLSSWPEQQFSGRAVARIFHGIGSPCYPAQVYGRDRRFWRKYLHLSFHALAHLATEEILLWGR
- the RECQL4 gene encoding ATP-dependent DNA helicase Q4 isoform X3 → MLSSGLPAAGAALIAPEEVSEVPPQALKPQLRPGRLQQLRASLSLRLNSLDPGWLQRCHNEAPDFQGAPEACHPGLDTDLSQPLTLSVPSVGPSTGPEAPLPAPEAPTLQAVRVSAGSPQPSNTRGKKRRRSEEPGGSPAQAQQDSSQPELPPEGAGATAHAEGCLGEPVQAQLPSIPAAPRPAIQDRGNYVRLNLKQKRYARGPALRGRLLRKQVWKQKWQKKGERFGGGKLRATVKDSCFWCGQLGHWASQCTHPEPTLASQKEGGEDEGDTQTLPTLEEVAQQPGTAYCQLPAGKEDTEPAGPELLAPTQQPVPRAPSPPPTMPPLYLREPSGQVAETPAEVFQALEQLGYQAFRPGQEQAVMRILSGMSTLLVLPTGAGKSLCYQLPALLYARRSPCLTLVISPLLSLMDDQVSGLPPGLKATCIHSGMTRKQRDTALRKVRAAQVHVLMLSPEALAGAGEGGPACLTQLPPVAFACIDEAHCLSQWSHNFRPCYLRVCKVLRERMGVHCFLGLTATATRSTARDVAWHLGVAEEAVLRGPVTIPANLHLSVSMDRDPDQALVTLLQSERFRALDSVIVYCNRREDTERVAALLRTCLREAWAPGPGGRAPEAVAEAYHAGMCSRERRRVQRAFMEGQLRVVVATVAFGMGLDRPDVRAVLHLGLPPSFESYVQAVGRAGRDGQPAHCHLFLQAQGEDLRELRRHVHAKTTDFCAVKKLVQRAFPPCTCSHTQRSPEEEGDHSQERGLARAPVTMCPREAEQPSSEHTARCPGHKRALPVQPTVQALDMPEEAIETLLCYLELHPQHWLELLAPTYAHCHLRCPGGPTQLQALTHRCPPLAVCLAQQPPENTGQGSSSVEFDVVQLADSMGWELVPVRRALHQLQWDPEPKTGAPRGTGVLVEFRELAFHLHSPGDLTAQEKDQICDFLYSRVQDREREALACLHHTFRAFHSVAFPSCGPCLEQPDEERSARLKAVLSHYFEEEGGEGPRGTEAEQGPEPGLARLQDWEDQTRRDIRHLLSSWPEQQFSGRAVARIFHGIGSPCYPAQVYGRDRRFWRKYLHLSFHALAHLATEEILLWGR
- the RECQL4 gene encoding ATP-dependent DNA helicase Q4 isoform X1; the protein is MERLRDVRARLQAWERAFRRRRGRRPGQEDVEAAPEETRALYREYRALKEALGQASGVRPEQSLPAVAEKALEPSCWGSHLNRAATQSPHPTPGPSPQASVQDYGKRLKANLKGALQAGPALGHTRRPPRRPSSKMLSSGLPAAGAALIAPEEVSEVPPQALKPQLRPGRLQQLRASLSLRLNSLDPGWLQRCHNEAPDFQGAPEACHPGLDTDLSQPLTLSVPSVGPSTGPEAPLPAPEAPTLQAVRVSAGSPQPSNTRGKKRRRSEEPGGSPAQAQQDSSQPELPPEGAGATAHAEGCLGEPVQAQLPSIPAAPRPAIQDRGNYVRLNLKQKRYARGPALRGRLLRKQVWKQKWQKKGERFGGGKLRATVKDSCFWCGQLGHWASQCTHPEPTLASQKEGGEDEGDTQTLPTLEEVAQQPGTAYCQLPAGKEDTEPAGPELLAPTQQPVPRAPSPPPTMPPLYLREPSGQVAETPAEVFQALEQLGYQAFRPGQEQAVMRILSGMSTLLVLPTGAGKSLCYQLPALLYARRSPCLTLVISPLLSLMDDQVSGLPPGLKATCIHSGMTRKQRDTALRKVRAAQVHVLMLSPEALAGAGEGGPACLTQLPPVAFACIDEAHCLSQWSHNFRPCYLRVCKVLRERMGVHCFLGLTATATRSTARDVAWHLGVAEEAVLRGPVTIPANLHLSVSMDRDPDQALVTLLQSERFRALDSVIVYCNRREDTERVAALLRTCLREAWAPGPGGRAPEAVAEAYHAGMCSRERRRVQRAFMEGQLRVVVATVAFGMGLDRPDVRAVLHLGLPPSFESYVQAVGRAGRDGQPAHCHLFLQAQGEDLRELRRHVHAKTTDFCAVKKLVQRAFPPCTCSHTQRSPEEEGDHSQERGLARAPVTMCPREAEQPSSEHTARCPGHKRALPVQPTVQALDMPEEAIETLLCYLELHPQHWLELLAPTYAHCHLRCPGGPTQLQALTHRCPPLAVCLAQQPPENTGQGSSSVEFDVVQLADSMGWELVPVRRALHQLQWDPEPKTGAPRGTGVLVEFRELAFHLHSPGDLTAQEKDQICDFLYSRVQDREREALACLHHTFRAFHSVAFPSCGPCLEQPDEERSARLKAVLSHYFEEEGGEGPRGTEAEQGPEPGLARLQDWEDQTRRDIRHLLSSWPEQQFSGRAVARIFHGIGSPCYPAQVYGRDRRFWRKYLHLSFHALAHLATEEILLWGR